The Gadus chalcogrammus isolate NIFS_2021 chromosome 10, NIFS_Gcha_1.0, whole genome shotgun sequence genome contains a region encoding:
- the znf711 gene encoding zinc finger protein 711 isoform X2 — MDHGGGVLELHTQELKMPHTMIMQDFVAGIGGLAHIDGEHIVVSVPEGMLLSDVMTDEGILLEHSLEVEGLETQVEEGLETEVVESLETDVEGLEAEVVDGLQTQIVELQAQVVDGLDGEVEVEGLEVEDVEALEAHVVEGLEEEEVEVEGMEAEEVEGLVVDVGVESHEIVNEDLVSSEHSVIMPDNILGSEVAIEEALDHHHHHHHHVLTSQLIQDSDHHHHHHHHDMTDQVFVAELLSDHQDNTLDQQLVSEGVMVADRETIIHEELPAESVDLQTDGDDDARSSSEDYLMISLDEVGEKLDIGDTPLEISTEVMEDKEAKEQDESEVIKVYIFKAEADDDLGGTEVITEDDYQNGHPDPEAASSGRLGVGRDKMIYMSVKNRTKVDDDDDDTEEDDDEDEDDDESDEDDEDDEDMNESDMAEQVYMEVVVDQEEEAAAQPTELHDSINNKMFVPVSWANSYGNCIDAGKNGGTTPFLQIRDNMGANRLLKTKTKKKKKGNMRQCQTAVIIGPDGLPLTVYPCHLCGKKFRSRVFLKCHMKNHPDHLLKKKYQCTDCDFTTNKKVNFHNHLESHKLLSHHSERSPEYTEYARRYHESSPLGSDKLIVKDREPKLHHCKHCAYETAEQGLLNRHMLASHSKNFAHVCVECAKGFRHPSELKKHMRTHTGEKPYLCPHCDFRCADQSNLKTHIKSKHGADLPFKCSHCPQAYADARELQRHIEMVQGHKTHQCPHCEHKSTNSSDLKRHIISVHTKDFPHQCDVCEKGFHRPSELKKHAETHKGNKVHQCRHCNFNAPDTFTLSRHILSLHTKDLPFKCKRCRRGFRHPAELKKHMKTHSGRKVYQCQFCEYNSTDASGFKRHVISIHTKDYPHRCDYCTKGFRRPSEKSQHIARHHKDMLM, encoded by the exons ATGGACCATGGTGGAGGGGTGCTGGAGTTACATACACAGGAGCTGAAGATGCCCCACACGATGATCATGCAAGACTTTG TGGCGGGAATAGGGGGTCTGGCTCACATCGACGGGGAGCATATCGTGGTGTCTGTGCCAGAGGGAATGCTTCTCTCCGATGTGATGACAGACGAAGGCATCTTGCTGGAGCACAGCCTTGAGGTGGAGGGCCTGGAgacccaggtggaggagggcctggagacggaggtggtggagagctTGGAGACCGACGTGGAGGGACTGGAGGCCGAGGTAGTTGACGGTCTGCAGACCCAGATAGTGGAGCTCCAAGCCCAGGTGGTGGATGGACtggatggggaggtggaggtcgaGGGTCTTGAGGTGGAGGACGTCGAGGCCCTGGAAGCCCATGTtgtggaggggctggaggaggaggaggtagaggtggaAGGCAtggaggcagaggaggtggAAGGACTCGTGGTCGACGTCGGAGTAGAAAGTCACGAGATCGTCAACGAGGACCTGGTGTCGTCGGAGCACAGCGTCATCATGCCCGATAACATTCTGGGCTCGGAGGTCGCCATAGAGGAGGCTctggaccaccaccaccatcaccaccaccacgtcctGACCTCGCAGCTCATCCAGGACtcggaccaccaccaccaccaccaccaccacgacatGACGGACCAGGTGTTTGTGGCCGAGCTGCTGTCGGACCACCAGGACAACACGCTGGACCAGCAGCTGGTGTCGGAGGGCGTGATGGTGGCCGACAGGGAGACCATCATCCACGAGGAGCTGCCGGCCGAGTCGGTGGACCTGCAGACCGACGGGGACGACGACGCCCGGAGCAGCTCTGAGGACTACCTCATGATCTCCT TGGACGAGGTGGGGGAGAAGCTGGACATAGGGGACACGCCTCTGGAGATCAGCACTGAGGTGATGGAGGACAAGGAAGCCAAAGAGCAGGATGAGTCGGAGGTCATCAAGGTCTACATTTTCAAAGCTGAAGCGGACGACGATTTGG GGGGAACCGAGGTGATAACGGAGGACGACTATCAGAACGGGCATCCCGACCCGGAGGCGGCGTCGTCCGGGCGACTCGGCGTCGGCCGCGACAAGATGATCTACATGTCGGTCAAGAACCGGACCAAAgtagacgacgacgacgacgacacagAGGAAgatgacgacgaggacgaggatgacGACGAGAGTGACGAagacgacgaggacgacgaagaCATGA ATGAGAGTGACATGGCTGAACAGGTGTATATGGAGGTGGTAGtagatcaggaggaggaggctgcagCACAGCCAACCGAGCTTCATGACTCCATAAACAACAAGATGTTTGTGCCCGTGTCCTGGGCAAATTCTTATG GTAACTGTATCGACGCGGGGAAGAACGGGGGCACCACGCCGTTCCTGCAGATCAGGGACAACATGGGCGCCAACCGCCTCCtcaagaccaagaccaagaagaagaaaaagggcAATATGCGGCAGTGCCAGACCG CCGTCATCATCGGGCCGGACGGTCTGCCGCTGACCGTCTACCCCTGCCACCTCTGCGGGAAGAAGTTCCGCTCCCGGGTCTTCCTGAAGTGCCACATGAAGAACCACCCCGACCACCTGCTGAAGAAGAAGTACCAGTGCACCGACTGCGACTTCACCACCAACAAGAAGGTCAACTTCCACAACCACCTAGAGAGCCACAAGCTGCTCAGCCACCACAGCGAGCGCTCGCCCGAGTACACGGAGTACGCCCGGCGCTACCACGAGTCCAGCCCGCTGGGCTCGGACAAGCTCATCGTGAAGGACCGCGAGCCCAAGCTGCACCACTGCAAGCACTGCGCCTACGAGACGGCCGAGCAGGGCCTGCTGAACCGCCACATGCTGGCGTCGCACAGCAAGAACTTTGCCCACGTGTGCGTGGAGTGCGCCAAGGGCTTCCGCCACCCGTCGGAGCTCAAgaaacacatgcgcacgcacacgggcgagaagccctacCTGTGCCCGCACTGCGACTTCCGCTGCGCCGACCAGTCCAACCTAAAGACTCACATCAAGAGCAAGCACGGCGCCGACCTGCCCTTCAAGTGCAGCCACTGTCCGCAGGCGTATGCCGACGCGCGCGAGCTGCAGCGGCACATAGAGATGGTGCAGGGCCACAAGACCCACCAGTGCCCCCACTGCGAGCACAAGAGCACCAACTCCAGCGACCTGAAGCGCCACATCATCTCGGTGCACACCAAGGACTTCCCGCACCAGTGCGACGTGTGCGAGAAGGGCTTCCACCGGCCGTCGGAGCTGAAGAAGCACGCCGAGACGCACAAGGGCAACAAGGTGCACCAGTGCCGCCACTGCAACTTCAACGCGCCCGACACCTTCACCCTGAGCCGCCATATCCTGTCGCTGCACACCAAGGACCTGCCGTTCAAGTGCAAGCGCTGCCGGCGGGGCTTCCGGCACCCGGCGGAGCTGAAGAAGCACATGAAGACGCACAGCGGCCGCAAGGTCTACCAGTGTCAGTTCTGCGAGTACAACAGCACGGACGCTTCGGGCTTCAAGCGGCACGTCATCTCCATCCACACCAAGGACTACCCGCACCGCTGCGACTACTGCACCAAGGGCTTCAGGCGGCCCTCGGAGAAGAGCCAGCACATAGCCCGGCATCACAAAGACATGTTGATGTGA
- the znf711 gene encoding zinc finger protein 711 isoform X1 — MDHGGGVLELHTQELKMPHTMIMQDFVAGIGGLAHIDGEHIVVSVPEGMLLSDVMTDEGILLEHSLEVEGLETQVEEGLETEVVESLETDVEGLEAEVVDGLQTQIVELQAQVVDGLDGEVEVEGLEVEDVEALEAHVVEGLEEEEVEVEGMEAEEVEGLVVDVGVESHEIVNEDLVSSEHSVIMPDNILGSEVAIEEALDHHHHHHHHVLTSQLIQDSDHHHHHHHHDMTDQVFVAELLSDHQDNTLDQQLVSEGVMVADRETIIHEELPAESVDLQTDGDDDARSSSEDYLMISLDEVGEKLDIGDTPLEISTEVMEDKEAKEQDESEVIKVYIFKAEADDDLGGTEVITEDDYQNGHPDPEAASSGRLGVGRDKMIYMSVKNRTKVDDDDDDTEEDDDEDEDDDESDEDDEDDEDMNESDMAEQVYMEVVVDQEEEAAAQPTELHDSINNKMFVPVSWANSYGNCIDAGKNGGTTPFLQIRDNMGANRLLKTKTKKKKKGNMRQCQTGSTINTFHQPMAENFDESAAVIIGPDGLPLTVYPCHLCGKKFRSRVFLKCHMKNHPDHLLKKKYQCTDCDFTTNKKVNFHNHLESHKLLSHHSERSPEYTEYARRYHESSPLGSDKLIVKDREPKLHHCKHCAYETAEQGLLNRHMLASHSKNFAHVCVECAKGFRHPSELKKHMRTHTGEKPYLCPHCDFRCADQSNLKTHIKSKHGADLPFKCSHCPQAYADARELQRHIEMVQGHKTHQCPHCEHKSTNSSDLKRHIISVHTKDFPHQCDVCEKGFHRPSELKKHAETHKGNKVHQCRHCNFNAPDTFTLSRHILSLHTKDLPFKCKRCRRGFRHPAELKKHMKTHSGRKVYQCQFCEYNSTDASGFKRHVISIHTKDYPHRCDYCTKGFRRPSEKSQHIARHHKDMLM; from the exons ATGGACCATGGTGGAGGGGTGCTGGAGTTACATACACAGGAGCTGAAGATGCCCCACACGATGATCATGCAAGACTTTG TGGCGGGAATAGGGGGTCTGGCTCACATCGACGGGGAGCATATCGTGGTGTCTGTGCCAGAGGGAATGCTTCTCTCCGATGTGATGACAGACGAAGGCATCTTGCTGGAGCACAGCCTTGAGGTGGAGGGCCTGGAgacccaggtggaggagggcctggagacggaggtggtggagagctTGGAGACCGACGTGGAGGGACTGGAGGCCGAGGTAGTTGACGGTCTGCAGACCCAGATAGTGGAGCTCCAAGCCCAGGTGGTGGATGGACtggatggggaggtggaggtcgaGGGTCTTGAGGTGGAGGACGTCGAGGCCCTGGAAGCCCATGTtgtggaggggctggaggaggaggaggtagaggtggaAGGCAtggaggcagaggaggtggAAGGACTCGTGGTCGACGTCGGAGTAGAAAGTCACGAGATCGTCAACGAGGACCTGGTGTCGTCGGAGCACAGCGTCATCATGCCCGATAACATTCTGGGCTCGGAGGTCGCCATAGAGGAGGCTctggaccaccaccaccatcaccaccaccacgtcctGACCTCGCAGCTCATCCAGGACtcggaccaccaccaccaccaccaccaccacgacatGACGGACCAGGTGTTTGTGGCCGAGCTGCTGTCGGACCACCAGGACAACACGCTGGACCAGCAGCTGGTGTCGGAGGGCGTGATGGTGGCCGACAGGGAGACCATCATCCACGAGGAGCTGCCGGCCGAGTCGGTGGACCTGCAGACCGACGGGGACGACGACGCCCGGAGCAGCTCTGAGGACTACCTCATGATCTCCT TGGACGAGGTGGGGGAGAAGCTGGACATAGGGGACACGCCTCTGGAGATCAGCACTGAGGTGATGGAGGACAAGGAAGCCAAAGAGCAGGATGAGTCGGAGGTCATCAAGGTCTACATTTTCAAAGCTGAAGCGGACGACGATTTGG GGGGAACCGAGGTGATAACGGAGGACGACTATCAGAACGGGCATCCCGACCCGGAGGCGGCGTCGTCCGGGCGACTCGGCGTCGGCCGCGACAAGATGATCTACATGTCGGTCAAGAACCGGACCAAAgtagacgacgacgacgacgacacagAGGAAgatgacgacgaggacgaggatgacGACGAGAGTGACGAagacgacgaggacgacgaagaCATGA ATGAGAGTGACATGGCTGAACAGGTGTATATGGAGGTGGTAGtagatcaggaggaggaggctgcagCACAGCCAACCGAGCTTCATGACTCCATAAACAACAAGATGTTTGTGCCCGTGTCCTGGGCAAATTCTTATG GTAACTGTATCGACGCGGGGAAGAACGGGGGCACCACGCCGTTCCTGCAGATCAGGGACAACATGGGCGCCAACCGCCTCCtcaagaccaagaccaagaagaagaaaaagggcAATATGCGGCAGTGCCAGACCG GGTCCACAATTAACACCTTCCACCAGCCAATGGCGGAAAATTTTGACGAATCTGCAG CCGTCATCATCGGGCCGGACGGTCTGCCGCTGACCGTCTACCCCTGCCACCTCTGCGGGAAGAAGTTCCGCTCCCGGGTCTTCCTGAAGTGCCACATGAAGAACCACCCCGACCACCTGCTGAAGAAGAAGTACCAGTGCACCGACTGCGACTTCACCACCAACAAGAAGGTCAACTTCCACAACCACCTAGAGAGCCACAAGCTGCTCAGCCACCACAGCGAGCGCTCGCCCGAGTACACGGAGTACGCCCGGCGCTACCACGAGTCCAGCCCGCTGGGCTCGGACAAGCTCATCGTGAAGGACCGCGAGCCCAAGCTGCACCACTGCAAGCACTGCGCCTACGAGACGGCCGAGCAGGGCCTGCTGAACCGCCACATGCTGGCGTCGCACAGCAAGAACTTTGCCCACGTGTGCGTGGAGTGCGCCAAGGGCTTCCGCCACCCGTCGGAGCTCAAgaaacacatgcgcacgcacacgggcgagaagccctacCTGTGCCCGCACTGCGACTTCCGCTGCGCCGACCAGTCCAACCTAAAGACTCACATCAAGAGCAAGCACGGCGCCGACCTGCCCTTCAAGTGCAGCCACTGTCCGCAGGCGTATGCCGACGCGCGCGAGCTGCAGCGGCACATAGAGATGGTGCAGGGCCACAAGACCCACCAGTGCCCCCACTGCGAGCACAAGAGCACCAACTCCAGCGACCTGAAGCGCCACATCATCTCGGTGCACACCAAGGACTTCCCGCACCAGTGCGACGTGTGCGAGAAGGGCTTCCACCGGCCGTCGGAGCTGAAGAAGCACGCCGAGACGCACAAGGGCAACAAGGTGCACCAGTGCCGCCACTGCAACTTCAACGCGCCCGACACCTTCACCCTGAGCCGCCATATCCTGTCGCTGCACACCAAGGACCTGCCGTTCAAGTGCAAGCGCTGCCGGCGGGGCTTCCGGCACCCGGCGGAGCTGAAGAAGCACATGAAGACGCACAGCGGCCGCAAGGTCTACCAGTGTCAGTTCTGCGAGTACAACAGCACGGACGCTTCGGGCTTCAAGCGGCACGTCATCTCCATCCACACCAAGGACTACCCGCACCGCTGCGACTACTGCACCAAGGGCTTCAGGCGGCCCTCGGAGAAGAGCCAGCACATAGCCCGGCATCACAAAGACATGTTGATGTGA
- the znf711 gene encoding zinc finger protein 711 isoform X3 — translation MDHGGGVLELHTQELKMPHTMIMQDFVAGIGGLAHIDGEHIVVSVPEGMLLSDVMTDEGILLEHSLEVEGLETQVEEGLETEVVESLETDVEGLEAEVVDGLQTQIVELQAQVVDGLDGEVEVEGLEVEDVEALEAHVVEGLEEEEVEVEGMEAEEVEGLVVDVGVESHEIVNEDLVSSEHSVIMPDNILGSEVAIEEALDHHHHHHHHVLTSQLIQDSDHHHHHHHHDMTDQVFVAELLSDHQDNTLDQQLVSEGVMVADRETIIHEELPAESVDLQTDGDDDARSSSEDYLMISLDEVGEKLDIGDTPLEISTEVMEDKEAKEQDESEVIKVYIFKAEADDDLGGTEVITEDDYQNGHPDPEAASSGRLGVGRDKMIYMSVKNRTKVDDDDDDTEEDDDEDEDDDESDEDDEDDEDMSNCIDAGKNGGTTPFLQIRDNMGANRLLKTKTKKKKKGNMRQCQTGSTINTFHQPMAENFDESAAVIIGPDGLPLTVYPCHLCGKKFRSRVFLKCHMKNHPDHLLKKKYQCTDCDFTTNKKVNFHNHLESHKLLSHHSERSPEYTEYARRYHESSPLGSDKLIVKDREPKLHHCKHCAYETAEQGLLNRHMLASHSKNFAHVCVECAKGFRHPSELKKHMRTHTGEKPYLCPHCDFRCADQSNLKTHIKSKHGADLPFKCSHCPQAYADARELQRHIEMVQGHKTHQCPHCEHKSTNSSDLKRHIISVHTKDFPHQCDVCEKGFHRPSELKKHAETHKGNKVHQCRHCNFNAPDTFTLSRHILSLHTKDLPFKCKRCRRGFRHPAELKKHMKTHSGRKVYQCQFCEYNSTDASGFKRHVISIHTKDYPHRCDYCTKGFRRPSEKSQHIARHHKDMLM, via the exons ATGGACCATGGTGGAGGGGTGCTGGAGTTACATACACAGGAGCTGAAGATGCCCCACACGATGATCATGCAAGACTTTG TGGCGGGAATAGGGGGTCTGGCTCACATCGACGGGGAGCATATCGTGGTGTCTGTGCCAGAGGGAATGCTTCTCTCCGATGTGATGACAGACGAAGGCATCTTGCTGGAGCACAGCCTTGAGGTGGAGGGCCTGGAgacccaggtggaggagggcctggagacggaggtggtggagagctTGGAGACCGACGTGGAGGGACTGGAGGCCGAGGTAGTTGACGGTCTGCAGACCCAGATAGTGGAGCTCCAAGCCCAGGTGGTGGATGGACtggatggggaggtggaggtcgaGGGTCTTGAGGTGGAGGACGTCGAGGCCCTGGAAGCCCATGTtgtggaggggctggaggaggaggaggtagaggtggaAGGCAtggaggcagaggaggtggAAGGACTCGTGGTCGACGTCGGAGTAGAAAGTCACGAGATCGTCAACGAGGACCTGGTGTCGTCGGAGCACAGCGTCATCATGCCCGATAACATTCTGGGCTCGGAGGTCGCCATAGAGGAGGCTctggaccaccaccaccatcaccaccaccacgtcctGACCTCGCAGCTCATCCAGGACtcggaccaccaccaccaccaccaccaccacgacatGACGGACCAGGTGTTTGTGGCCGAGCTGCTGTCGGACCACCAGGACAACACGCTGGACCAGCAGCTGGTGTCGGAGGGCGTGATGGTGGCCGACAGGGAGACCATCATCCACGAGGAGCTGCCGGCCGAGTCGGTGGACCTGCAGACCGACGGGGACGACGACGCCCGGAGCAGCTCTGAGGACTACCTCATGATCTCCT TGGACGAGGTGGGGGAGAAGCTGGACATAGGGGACACGCCTCTGGAGATCAGCACTGAGGTGATGGAGGACAAGGAAGCCAAAGAGCAGGATGAGTCGGAGGTCATCAAGGTCTACATTTTCAAAGCTGAAGCGGACGACGATTTGG GGGGAACCGAGGTGATAACGGAGGACGACTATCAGAACGGGCATCCCGACCCGGAGGCGGCGTCGTCCGGGCGACTCGGCGTCGGCCGCGACAAGATGATCTACATGTCGGTCAAGAACCGGACCAAAgtagacgacgacgacgacgacacagAGGAAgatgacgacgaggacgaggatgacGACGAGAGTGACGAagacgacgaggacgacgaagaCATGA GTAACTGTATCGACGCGGGGAAGAACGGGGGCACCACGCCGTTCCTGCAGATCAGGGACAACATGGGCGCCAACCGCCTCCtcaagaccaagaccaagaagaagaaaaagggcAATATGCGGCAGTGCCAGACCG GGTCCACAATTAACACCTTCCACCAGCCAATGGCGGAAAATTTTGACGAATCTGCAG CCGTCATCATCGGGCCGGACGGTCTGCCGCTGACCGTCTACCCCTGCCACCTCTGCGGGAAGAAGTTCCGCTCCCGGGTCTTCCTGAAGTGCCACATGAAGAACCACCCCGACCACCTGCTGAAGAAGAAGTACCAGTGCACCGACTGCGACTTCACCACCAACAAGAAGGTCAACTTCCACAACCACCTAGAGAGCCACAAGCTGCTCAGCCACCACAGCGAGCGCTCGCCCGAGTACACGGAGTACGCCCGGCGCTACCACGAGTCCAGCCCGCTGGGCTCGGACAAGCTCATCGTGAAGGACCGCGAGCCCAAGCTGCACCACTGCAAGCACTGCGCCTACGAGACGGCCGAGCAGGGCCTGCTGAACCGCCACATGCTGGCGTCGCACAGCAAGAACTTTGCCCACGTGTGCGTGGAGTGCGCCAAGGGCTTCCGCCACCCGTCGGAGCTCAAgaaacacatgcgcacgcacacgggcgagaagccctacCTGTGCCCGCACTGCGACTTCCGCTGCGCCGACCAGTCCAACCTAAAGACTCACATCAAGAGCAAGCACGGCGCCGACCTGCCCTTCAAGTGCAGCCACTGTCCGCAGGCGTATGCCGACGCGCGCGAGCTGCAGCGGCACATAGAGATGGTGCAGGGCCACAAGACCCACCAGTGCCCCCACTGCGAGCACAAGAGCACCAACTCCAGCGACCTGAAGCGCCACATCATCTCGGTGCACACCAAGGACTTCCCGCACCAGTGCGACGTGTGCGAGAAGGGCTTCCACCGGCCGTCGGAGCTGAAGAAGCACGCCGAGACGCACAAGGGCAACAAGGTGCACCAGTGCCGCCACTGCAACTTCAACGCGCCCGACACCTTCACCCTGAGCCGCCATATCCTGTCGCTGCACACCAAGGACCTGCCGTTCAAGTGCAAGCGCTGCCGGCGGGGCTTCCGGCACCCGGCGGAGCTGAAGAAGCACATGAAGACGCACAGCGGCCGCAAGGTCTACCAGTGTCAGTTCTGCGAGTACAACAGCACGGACGCTTCGGGCTTCAAGCGGCACGTCATCTCCATCCACACCAAGGACTACCCGCACCGCTGCGACTACTGCACCAAGGGCTTCAGGCGGCCCTCGGAGAAGAGCCAGCACATAGCCCGGCATCACAAAGACATGTTGATGTGA